The Podospora pseudocomata strain CBS 415.72m chromosome 3, whole genome shotgun sequence genome window below encodes:
- a CDS encoding hypothetical protein (COG:U; EggNog:ENOG503NUAW) has translation MATEKRSLTSLGSGSGQSGQVTQTDTSTPQMSDVEKIAPASGPPGAAVGGDEDLYKPKSVKFWVTILCNFLALFLVALDRTIIATAVPRITDEFNSLGDIGWYGSSYMLTTACAQLVFGRIYKFYDKKWTFFTSILVFEIGSAICGSATNSIVFILGRAIAGLGGAGIFSGTLLVLIDMVPLHKRPQFQGLFGMVFGLASVMGPLVGGGFTGGATWRWCFYINLPIGAVASVFLWWWWTPKTEDHPPAPFSQHVKRLDPIGILFLFPGIVCLFIALQWGGSTYDWNDWRIIVLFVFFGLCTIAYTTVQIKLPETATIPPRVITQRSVFFGTLYTFFLSGSMLMLVYYVPIWFQTVKQVDPIKSGIYTVPLVLSLVFSSIGSGFATQAIGYYVPSMIVAPILMSIGEGLLSTLTEDSPSSHWIAYQFLAGFGVGFGMQTSGLAVQAVLSKQDMPAGIAINFFVQQLGGAVFTSVGQTILSNILVSQLQDIPGIGGSRIIVTEGATHLIDRVGPEYRSQVVDAYEFACRHIFLAALGVVLVALLMAFGMEWVSIKKKQGPGGPGGPGQAAGPPAQGANEGPVLSATATEKGTDALKRHSKSSSSGRNSISQQKPDEPKSEKDTAVIEGAVPTTKSTL, from the exons ATGGCTACCGAAAAGCGATCTCTGACTTCGCTCGGCAGCGGGAGCGGGCAGTCGGGACAGGTCACCCAGACCGACACCTCGACTCCTCAGATGAGCGACGTCGAGAAGATTGCCCCGGCTTCAGGTCCTCCGGGAGCGGCTGtcgggggggatgaggaccTCTACAAGCCTAAAAGTGTCAAATTCTGGGTCACGATCCTGTGTAACTTTCTCGCCCTCTTCTTGGTGGCCCTGGATcgcaccatcatcgccacgGCTGTCCCGAGAATTACGGACGAGTTTAATTCTCTGGGCGATATTGGTTGGTATGGCTCCTCATACATGCTGACGACGGCCTGTGCCCAATTGGTTTTCGGCCGCATTTATAAGTTCTACGACAAGAAGTG GACTTTCTTCACAAGCATTCTGGTTTTTGAGATCGGCTCGGCTATCTGCGGATCCGCTACAAACTCGATTGTCTTCATCCTGGGTCGAGCCATTGCCGGCTTGGGCGGAGCCGGCATCTTTTCCGGCACACTTCTGGTTCTGATCGATATGGTTCCACTGCATAAAAGGCCCCAGTTCCAAGGCCTCTTTGGTATGGTCTTTGGGTTGGCGTCTGTGATGGGTCCTCTTGTCGGCGGTGGTTTTACCGGAGGAGCTacctggaggtggtgtttctacatcaacctcccaatTGGTGCCGTCGCCTCGGTTTttctctggtggtggtggactcCCAAAACGGAGGATCATCCGCCGGCCCCTTTCAGCCAACATGTCAAACGCCTGGACCCCATTGGTATACTGTTTCTCTTCCCGGGCATAGTCTGTCTCTTCATTGCCTTGCAATGGGGTGGGTCGACCTATGACTGGAACGACTGGCGCATCATTGTACTGTTTGTCTTCTTTGGACTCTGCACTATCGCCTACACCACGGTCCAAATCAAGCTGCCCGAGACCGCAACCATTCCACCGAGGGTAATTACGCAGAGGAGTGTGTTCTTTGGCACCCTCTACACATTCTTCCTATCAGGATCCATGCTAATGCTGGTGTACTATGTGCCAATCTGGT TCCAAACGGTCAAGCAAGTCGATCCGATAAAGTCGGGAATCTACACTGTGCCACTGGTGCTCAGCTTGGTCTTCTCCAGCATAGGCTCCGGGTTTGCCACCCAGGCAATTGGCTACTATGTGCCGTCCATGATCGTGGCGCCCATTTTGATGTCGATCGGTGAGGGCCTTCTCAGCACCCTCACAGAGGACAGTCCTTCATCTCACTGGATCGCCTACCAGTTCCTGGCTGGTTTTGGCGTGGGCTTCGGCATGCAGACTAGCGGTCTTGCTGTCCAGGCGGTGCTCTCCAAGCAAGATATGCCGGCGGGAATTGCTATCAACTTTTTCGTACAGCAGTTGGGTGGTGCCGTCTTCACCTCGGTCGGGCAAACAATTCTCAGCAACATTCTCGTGTCCCAGTTGCAGGATATCCCTGGCATTGGCGGATCCAGGATCATTGTGACCGAAGGCGCCACACATCTCATTGACAGAGTAGGGCCCGAGTACAGGTCTCAAGTAGTAGATGCCTACGAATTCGCATGCAGACACATATTCCTGGCAGCACTCGGAGTGGTGCTGGTCGCCTTGCTTATGGCATTTGGCATGGAGTGGGTcagcatcaagaagaagcagggcCCCGGAGGTCCAGGAGGTCCAGGCCAGGCAGCAGGTCCGCCAGCACAAGGAGCCAACGAGGGACCCGTCCTATCTGCCACAGCAACAGAGAAGGGAACCGACGCTCTCAAGCGCCACAGCAAGTCATCTTCCTCAGGACGGAATAGCATCTCGCAGCAGAAGCCTGACGAACCCAAGAGCGAAAAAGACACGGCAGTAATCGAGGGGGCTGT